In Dehalococcoidia bacterium, the genomic stretch TTCTCGAAGGGCAGCAGGCGGTCGAGACCGAAGCGGTCCATGCCGATGTAGCTGCCGCGCGCCATCAGCCGCTTGAGATAGTCGAGATCCTCCGTGTCGCCGCTGTGGCCAATCACCACGCGCGAGAGATCGACGCCCTCGCTCTCGAACACGTCCTGCTGCTTCGTGCCCATCTCCAGGCGCGCGTTGGTATGCGTCGAGATCGGCACGCCGGTCTGGCGATGGGCGCGGGCGACGGCGCGCAACGCCTTCTCGTTCTGCGGCGTGACACCGGGCTCGTCGGTCGCGGCCTTGAGGATGGCGGCGCGAATGCCGCTGCCCTGAATGCCCTCGGTAATATCCTTCACCAGCAGCGGCACCAGCTCCTCGATCGGATGGCCGTCGAAGAAGGGCGTGGAGCGCCAGTAGATGCCGGTGGCGAGGATCAGCTGCATACCGGAGCGTCGCGCCGCCGCCTGCACGAAGCGCGCGTCGCGGTGAAAGTCGGCCGGCGTGAGGTCCACCATCGTGCGCACACCGCGCTCACGTGCCTCGCGCAGGCGCTGCACGGCCTGGTCCATGAACTTCTCCGGCTGCCACAGCTCCGGATAGCTCTGGTAGAGGCCGGGGGTGCCGACGATCACGTGCTCGTGCATGTAGGTGAAGCCGAGCTCGGCCGTATCCAGCGGGCCGGTGGCGGAAGGAATCGTGGCCATGAATCCGCGCCTCCAGAGCAAGAACCGCGATCACACCAGCGCCGCGGGGCGCCCGGTATCGTGGCCACGTGGGCGGCGGCTTGTCAAGCAAGGCAGCCGCCAGCAGTGTCTACCGTTCGCAGCACGTACCTCGCGCAGAGTCCCCAATGAACAACAAGCCGTTAACAATAGGGCGCGAACAACGGACGGGCGCCGTGCGGCTGCGCGCCGCGGCTTATTATGTACCACACGCTTCGCTGGAGCCGGATTGCAGTTTGCACAACTTGCACGGCGATCGTAGTATCTTGCTCACGCCATTGCGGCGGTCTGCCGGCTGCAGCCGCCGATGAAGAGGGGGACGACCGTGGCCGACATCTCCAAGATCATGGACAAGGCGTTCGAGGGCAAGGAACTGGCCGAAATCGTCGACGCGCCCGTCGATGCGCTGCAAGGGGTCTCGGCGGCTGACGCCGAGCTGCTCAAGAAAGCCTTCAACATCAAGACGGTCGGCGACCTGGGCCGCAACAAGTACTTCCTCTGGGCGCGGGCGATCGTCGACCTGGCGGGCAAGTAGCGATCGTCGCGGCCGGCCGGCGGCCGCGGCGTCGTCTGGATACCCCGTCGTTCAGCGCGCGGAGCGCGAAGGAGCCTGGTGTCATGGGTCTGATGGACAAGGTCAATAAGCTGAAGGACGAGGCGGAGGAATTCGCGAAAGAGCACAAGGACGACATCAGCAAGGCGGTCGATGCGGCGAAGGAGCATATGCCCGGTCATTCGAACAAGGCGGCCGACGCCGAGAAGAAGGACGCCGCCTCCAACTAGGGTCTGTCTGATGAATGGACCCGTTGCCCGGTATCCTGTGCAGGAGGGTGTGCACACCACAGGAGCTGGGCATGGTCGGGCGGGGAGAACTGACGGACGCAGCGTGGGCGGTGCTTGCGCCGCTCCTGCCAGGCAA encodes the following:
- a CDS encoding phosphotriesterase-related protein, yielding MATIPSATGPLDTAELGFTYMHEHVIVGTPGLYQSYPELWQPEKFMDQAVQRLREARERGVRTMVDLTPADFHRDARFVQAAARRSGMQLILATGIYWRSTPFFDGHPIEELVPLLVKDITEGIQGSGIRAAILKAATDEPGVTPQNEKALRAVARAHRQTGVPISTHTNARLEMGTKQQDVFESEGVDLSRVVIGHSGDTEDLDYLKRLMARGSYIGMDRFGLDRLLPFEKRVATVAALCKEGFAGRIVLSHDASCLFDWAPEERLREFAPNWHFRHIVDDVLPALHAQGVSQAQIDQMTTGNPRAIFEKQGGY